A stretch of the Aegilops tauschii subsp. strangulata cultivar AL8/78 chromosome 4, Aet v6.0, whole genome shotgun sequence genome encodes the following:
- the LOC109752772 gene encoding GATA transcription factor 27 codes for MEAGSHILFGESFDLCRPSCLRSEKTGTPLWRNGPPDKPVFCNACGLIWRIKGTLVNYMRAHRREDTGAGEAGPDKLKLKGQKYRYVNDGFSGIIKLQVQQSHAWESLIPSRKRSCVSRPKPSALEALVDDLNSIIHEEQLYCLSAGSTEEDLIYHSETPLCCKFCI; via the exons ATGGAGGCTGGTTCTCATATTCTTTTTGGGGAATCCTTCGATCTGTGCCGGCCTTCATGTCTTCGCTCAGAGAAAACAG GTACTCCTCTTTGGCGTAATGGGCCACCAGACAAGCCAGTTTTCTGCAATGCATGTGGGTTGATATGGAGGATAAAGGGTACATTGGTGAATTACATGCGGGCGCATCGTCGGGAAGATACTGGCGCTGGCGAAGCTGGACCTGACAAGCTGAAGCTCAAGGGACAGAAATA CCG GTATGTTAACGATGGGTTTTCTGGTATCATTAAACTTCAGGTTCAGCAGTCACATGCTTGGGAGTCACTGATACCATCAAGAAAAAGGAGTTGTGTCAGTCGTCCTAAGCCTTCAGCGCTGGAAGCGCTTGTTGACGATCTCAACTCCATAATTCACGAAGAGCAGTTATATTGCCTTTCAGCAGGATCAACAGAGGAAGACCTAATTTATCATAGCGAAACTCCTTTATGCTGCAAATTTTGCATTTGA